In one Methanothrix sp. genomic region, the following are encoded:
- a CDS encoding helix-turn-helix domain-containing protein: MRSAYKFRLYPTEDQIKKLEDTLETCRQLYNDALAAKKEAWEDDRYNLTYYEMAHQISTNRKKNQAL, encoded by the coding sequence CCTACAAGTTCCGGCTGTATCCGACTGAGGATCAGATCAAGAAGTTGGAGGACACGCTGGAGACCTGCAGGCAGCTCTACAACGATGCTCTGGCAGCGAAGAAGGAGGCATGGGAGGATGACCGCTACAATCTGACATACTATGAGATGGCGCATCAGATATCAACGAACCGCAAGAAAAATCAAGCTCTCG